A genome region from Cystobacter fuscus DSM 2262 includes the following:
- the map gene encoding type I methionyl aminopeptidase: MTDVSTERVPPAVLPKPNDVCWCGSGTKYKKCHRGADAVEARKRGPEARSRGIRPGVISPMRPVPLHIPRPDYAATGRPSRSGPISDVQSPDVIARMRRACKAAAEVMNATAAHLRVGMTTDEIDAIAHEEYIRRGGYPSPLNYHGFPKSLCTSVNEVICHGIPDSRPLEDGDIINLDITIFLDGVHGDCSATYLIGNVDAESRRLVEVTKECLMLGIEAVKPGRPINDIGRAIEAHATKNHMGVVRAYCGHGIGERFHSSLQVPHHFDPEAKTIMLPGMTFTVEPMITLGHWHHRQWDDGWTAVTADGSRTAQFEHTLVVTDQGAEILTVA, from the coding sequence ATGACCGACGTTTCCACTGAACGTGTTCCCCCCGCCGTGCTTCCCAAGCCCAATGACGTCTGTTGGTGTGGGAGTGGCACCAAGTACAAGAAGTGCCATCGGGGCGCGGACGCCGTGGAGGCTCGCAAGCGAGGGCCCGAGGCCCGCTCGCGCGGCATCCGGCCGGGCGTCATCAGCCCCATGCGCCCCGTCCCGCTACACATCCCCCGGCCCGACTACGCGGCCACCGGGCGTCCCTCCCGCAGCGGCCCCATCTCCGACGTGCAGAGCCCCGACGTCATCGCCCGCATGCGCCGCGCCTGCAAGGCCGCCGCCGAGGTGATGAACGCGACGGCCGCCCACCTGCGCGTCGGCATGACCACGGACGAGATCGACGCCATCGCGCACGAGGAGTACATCCGCCGCGGCGGCTACCCCAGCCCCCTCAACTACCACGGCTTCCCCAAGTCGCTGTGCACCTCGGTCAACGAGGTCATCTGCCACGGCATCCCCGACAGCCGCCCGCTCGAGGACGGGGACATCATCAACCTCGACATCACCATCTTCCTGGATGGGGTGCACGGGGACTGCTCGGCCACCTACCTCATCGGCAACGTGGACGCCGAGAGCCGGCGCCTGGTGGAGGTCACCAAGGAGTGCCTCATGCTCGGCATCGAGGCGGTGAAGCCGGGCCGGCCCATCAATGACATCGGCCGGGCCATCGAGGCGCACGCGACCAAGAACCACATGGGGGTGGTGCGCGCCTACTGTGGCCACGGCATCGGCGAGCGCTTCCACAGCTCGCTCCAGGTTCCCCACCACTTCGACCCCGAGGCCAAGACGATCATGCTCCCGGGCATGACGTTCACCGTCGAGCCGATGATCACCCTCGGCCACTGGCACCACCGGCAGTGGGACGATGGGTGGACCGCCGTCACCGCCGACGGCAGCCGCACCGCCCAGTTCGAGCACACCCTGGTGGTGACGGATCAGGGCGCGGAGATCCTCACCGTCGCCTGA
- a CDS encoding Fic family protein: MHPYHWDAGLEPRLQQVAERVGRLRQARLHPAAVQNLRHWFRIHHTYHSNAIEGNRLTLPETRAVLEDGITISGKSLKDHLEAVNLSQALDFIEELARAETPLSEREVRDIHAIVLRSIDVNNAGRYRGINVRIGGTDYTPPPAHAVPERMEEFGRWLASHEPEHPIVVAAIAHAWFETIHPFIDGNGRTGRLLANLLLMRQGYPVTVLRVEERARYYTALDQSHTGELSPIVELTLETVERSLAEYERLIQEVEVREPAIEYLAERLASTRQERNPKYLGWKYGVEAIQQNLAETAERITEQLKGRTSGIDLRFMPTLVTEQLWRESQSRRQVIGQFSANSPRASFSCSLSVGEPPREAQRLMGEVAGPAIYVDLKEKADEPEHFLMAVPDQHLFTALYATGKGFNALISPPFRKTSPPNEPEPEMNVKRQVSALKIATDIWTYLIERHLT; this comes from the coding sequence GTGCACCCCTATCACTGGGACGCGGGGCTGGAGCCGAGGCTCCAGCAGGTTGCTGAGCGGGTCGGCAGGCTGAGGCAAGCACGGCTGCACCCGGCGGCCGTCCAGAACCTCCGCCACTGGTTCCGCATCCACCACACGTACCACTCGAATGCGATCGAGGGGAACCGTCTCACCCTGCCCGAGACGCGCGCGGTGCTCGAGGACGGCATCACCATCTCCGGCAAATCGCTCAAGGACCACCTGGAGGCGGTGAACCTCTCGCAGGCGCTCGACTTCATCGAGGAGCTGGCCCGGGCGGAAACCCCTCTCAGTGAGCGCGAGGTGCGCGACATCCATGCCATCGTCCTGCGCTCCATCGATGTGAACAACGCCGGGCGGTACCGGGGCATCAACGTGCGAATTGGAGGAACCGACTACACGCCGCCTCCAGCCCATGCCGTCCCGGAGCGGATGGAGGAATTCGGCCGCTGGCTCGCGAGCCACGAGCCGGAGCACCCCATCGTCGTCGCCGCCATCGCCCATGCGTGGTTCGAGACCATTCATCCCTTCATCGACGGGAACGGACGGACGGGACGGCTGCTCGCGAATCTCCTCCTGATGCGCCAGGGCTACCCGGTCACCGTCCTTCGGGTGGAGGAGCGCGCGCGTTACTACACGGCGCTGGACCAGTCCCATACTGGCGAACTCTCCCCCATCGTGGAACTGACGCTGGAGACCGTCGAGCGCAGCCTCGCCGAGTACGAGCGGCTCATCCAGGAGGTGGAGGTCCGCGAGCCGGCCATCGAGTACCTCGCCGAGCGATTGGCCTCCACACGGCAGGAGAGAAACCCGAAGTACCTCGGATGGAAGTACGGCGTTGAAGCGATCCAACAGAATCTGGCGGAGACGGCGGAGCGGATCACTGAGCAGTTGAAGGGGCGAACCTCGGGCATCGACTTGAGGTTCATGCCCACGCTCGTGACGGAGCAACTCTGGCGAGAGTCTCAATCAAGGAGGCAAGTGATTGGCCAGTTCTCCGCGAACAGCCCTCGTGCCAGCTTCTCTTGTTCTCTCAGCGTCGGCGAGCCTCCCAGGGAGGCACAACGTTTGATGGGGGAGGTGGCGGGTCCTGCCATCTACGTCGATCTCAAGGAAAAGGCAGACGAGCCCGAGCATTTTCTCATGGCCGTACCAGACCAACACCTCTTCACCGCGCTCTACGCGACGGGCAAGGGATTCAATGCCCTGATCTCGCCCCCCTTCAGAAAGACCTCACCTCCGAACGAGCCCGAGCCAGAGATGAACGTGAAGAGGCAGGTATCCGCCCTGAAGATCGCGACGGACATCTGGACCTATCTCATCGAGCGTCACCTCACCTGA
- a CDS encoding 2TM domain-containing protein has product MADTRQQPPRFTHDEAAEIVREATSRMLERRYDLPSTGSRQLTREDLLALARELGVSEDAVEQVLADRAKKLKRQSRRRGALIGLAAHGMSYGIVMSGLSIVDMMSGPGWWVQWPAVGWGMGLAFHVMGLVLGALKRAGTE; this is encoded by the coding sequence ATGGCTGACACCCGGCAACAACCGCCGCGCTTTACCCACGATGAGGCCGCGGAGATCGTTCGCGAGGCCACCTCGCGCATGCTCGAGCGCCGGTACGACCTCCCCTCCACCGGGTCTCGTCAGCTCACGCGCGAGGATCTCCTCGCCCTGGCGCGCGAGCTGGGGGTGAGTGAGGACGCCGTGGAGCAGGTGCTCGCCGACCGGGCGAAGAAGCTCAAGCGCCAGTCCCGTCGCCGGGGCGCGCTGATCGGCCTGGCGGCCCACGGCATGAGCTACGGCATCGTCATGAGCGGGCTCTCTATCGTGGACATGATGAGCGGCCCGGGTTGGTGGGTCCAATGGCCCGCGGTGGGTTGGGGCATGGGACTCGCCTTCCATGTCATGGGACTGGTTCTCGGGGCCCTGAAGCGGGCTGGCACCGAGTAG
- a CDS encoding type VI immunity family protein, whose translation MSEHCPTIRICAQDGSILIRDGLSICFYMRRHHHEVAQDVMRSLETYLRVLGPEALGWYADSEGDWQELDEAGWAHIQSRMQGSSPLITLSDNPREAGPYQFEYFGKDLEAPFFIDNPHAVCALEFWLPTGFLEERGPAHVRELALALAAPLPFNSGHVSLSFNALHQLAGVSDELRQLRLRYPGMDVHGLERIGWHIGTRIRGPHWLTFLGPHVLGELGGVPGLRSRLVSPDISVQLLDGERALVTLGEWPEAGDTTRGFTLPLHRELARVLEPWLYHEPPLRDPVANEDTLRWERRFLD comes from the coding sequence ATGAGCGAGCACTGCCCGACCATCCGCATCTGCGCACAAGATGGCAGTATCTTGATACGAGATGGATTGAGCATCTGCTTCTACATGCGCCGCCATCACCACGAGGTGGCACAAGACGTCATGCGTTCCCTGGAGACATACCTGCGGGTCCTGGGCCCGGAAGCGCTCGGCTGGTACGCGGATAGCGAAGGAGACTGGCAGGAGTTGGATGAGGCGGGCTGGGCACACATCCAAAGCCGGATGCAGGGAAGCAGCCCCCTCATCACGTTGTCAGACAACCCCCGCGAAGCCGGTCCCTATCAATTCGAGTACTTCGGCAAGGACCTCGAAGCCCCGTTCTTCATCGACAACCCCCATGCGGTCTGTGCGTTGGAGTTCTGGCTGCCCACCGGGTTCCTGGAGGAACGAGGGCCCGCGCACGTGCGCGAACTGGCCCTGGCTCTGGCCGCTCCCCTCCCCTTCAACTCCGGCCATGTCAGCCTCTCCTTCAACGCCCTTCACCAACTCGCGGGCGTCTCCGATGAACTTCGACAATTGCGCCTGCGCTACCCCGGAATGGACGTCCATGGACTGGAACGCATTGGTTGGCATATCGGCACACGGATACGAGGCCCCCACTGGCTGACCTTCCTGGGCCCACACGTCCTCGGCGAGTTGGGCGGAGTCCCGGGACTGCGCTCCCGCCTCGTCTCCCCGGACATCTCCGTTCAACTCCTGGACGGCGAGCGCGCCCTCGTCACCCTCGGCGAATGGCCCGAGGCGGGTGACACCACCCGGGGGTTCACCCTGCCCCTGCACCGGGAGCTCGCCCGCGTGTTGGAACCCTGGCTCTACCACGAGCCTCCCCTCCGCGACCCCGTGGCCAACGAGGACACCCTCCGCTGGGAGCGCCGTTTCCTCGACTGA
- a CDS encoding DUF3396 domain-containing protein: protein MSEHCPTIRVYAQDGSILIRDGLSICFYMRRHHREVAQGVMNSLETYLQAFGPEALGWYVDDEGDPQELDEAGWTYIRTRMQQRGPLITLSDNPREAGPYQFEYFGKNLEAPFFIDNTHAVCALEFWLPTEFLEERGPARVRELALALAAPLPFNSGHVSLSLNALHQLAGVSDELRQLRLRYPGMDVHGLERLSWHIGTRIRGPHWLTFLGPPILGELGGVPGLRSRLVSPDISVQPLDAERALVTLGEWPEAGDTTQGHTLPLHRELARVLKPWLYHEPPLRDPVANEDTLRWERRFLD from the coding sequence ATGAGCGAGCACTGCCCGACCATCCGCGTCTACGCACAAGATGGCAGTATCCTGATACGAGATGGATTGAGCATCTGCTTCTACATGCGCCGCCATCACCGCGAGGTGGCACAAGGCGTCATGAACTCCCTGGAGACGTATTTACAAGCCTTTGGGCCAGAAGCACTCGGCTGGTATGTGGATGACGAAGGGGACCCGCAGGAGTTGGATGAGGCGGGCTGGACATACATCCGAACCCGGATGCAGCAAAGAGGCCCCCTCATCACGTTGTCAGATAATCCCCGCGAAGCCGGTCCCTATCAATTCGAGTACTTCGGCAAGAACCTCGAAGCCCCGTTCTTCATCGACAACACCCACGCGGTCTGTGCGTTGGAGTTCTGGCTGCCCACCGAGTTCCTGGAGGAACGAGGGCCCGCGCGCGTGCGCGAACTGGCCCTGGCTCTGGCCGCTCCCCTCCCCTTCAACTCCGGCCATGTCAGCCTCTCCCTCAATGCCCTTCACCAACTCGCCGGCGTCTCCGATGAACTCCGCCAGTTGCGCCTGCGCTACCCCGGAATGGACGTGCATGGACTGGAACGTCTCAGTTGGCACATCGGAACAAGGATACGAGGCCCTCACTGGCTGACCTTCCTGGGTCCGCCCATCCTCGGCGAGTTGGGAGGAGTCCCGGGGCTGCGCTCCCGCCTCGTCTCCCCGGACATCTCCGTGCAACCCCTGGACGCCGAGCGCGCCCTCGTCACCCTCGGCGAATGGCCCGAGGCGGGTGACACCACTCAAGGGCACACCCTGCCCCTGCACCGGGAGCTCGCCCGCGTGTTGAAGCCCTGGCTCTACCACGAGCCTCCCCTCCGCGACCCCGTGGCCAACGAGGACACCCTCCGCTGGGAGCGCCGTTTCCTCGACTGA
- a CDS encoding type VI immunity family protein yields the protein MSEHCPTIRICAQDSSILIRDGLSICFYMRRHHHEVAQGVMRALETYLQVLGPEALGWYADSEGDWQELDGAGWAHIRSQMQGSSPIIILKDDPAGASPYRFEYFGKDLEAPFFIDNPHAVCALEFWLPTGFLEERGPARVRELALALAAPLPFNSGHVSLSLNALHQLAGVSDELRQLRLRYPGLDVHALGHLGLHIGTRIRGPHWVTFLGPPVLGELGGVPGLSSRLISPDISVQPLDAERALVTLGEWPEAGDTTRGLTLPLHRELARVLEPWLYHEPPLRDPVANADTLRWERRFLD from the coding sequence ATGAGCGAGCACTGCCCGACCATCCGCATCTGCGCACAAGATAGCAGTATCCTGATACGAGACGGATTGAGCATCTGCTTCTACATGCGCCGCCATCACCACGAGGTGGCACAAGGCGTCATGCGTGCCCTAGAGACATACTTGCAAGTCCTGGGCCCGGAAGCGCTCGGCTGGTATGCGGATAGCGAAGGAGACTGGCAGGAGTTGGATGGCGCGGGCTGGGCACACATCCGCAGCCAGATGCAGGGGAGCAGCCCCATTATCATATTGAAAGACGATCCGGCAGGCGCCAGTCCCTATCGGTTCGAATATTTCGGCAAGGACCTCGAAGCCCCGTTCTTCATCGACAACCCCCATGCGGTCTGTGCGTTGGAGTTCTGGCTGCCCACCGGGTTCCTGGAGGAACGAGGGCCCGCACGCGTGCGCGAACTGGCCTTGGCTCTGGCCGCCCCCCTCCCCTTCAACTCCGGCCATGTCAGCCTCTCCCTCAACGCCCTTCACCAACTCGCCGGCGTCTCCGATGAACTCCGGCAGTTGCGCCTGCGCTACCCAGGCCTGGACGTCCATGCACTGGGACACCTTGGTTTGCACATCGGCACACGGATACGAGGCCCTCACTGGGTGACCTTCCTGGGCCCACCCGTCCTCGGCGAGTTGGGCGGAGTCCCGGGGCTGAGCTCCCGCCTCATCTCCCCGGACATCTCCGTGCAACCCCTGGACGCCGAGCGCGCCCTCGTCACCCTCGGCGAATGGCCCGAGGCGGGTGACACCACCCGGGGACTCACCCTGCCCCTGCACCGGGAGCTGGCCCGCGTGTTGGAGCCCTGGCTCTACCACGAGCCTCCCCTCCGCGACCCCGTGGCCAACGCGGACACCCTCCGCTGGGAACGCCGCTTCCTCGACTGA
- a CDS encoding putative sensor domain DACNV-containing protein has protein sequence MKHVQPTDLIAPLKKAWRSYRTLMQPKPRIPSDKVLRECLSVAFQASFKTEEHRRTVFRLALLPSTYQSPNQFLSKNISQTTVVPFKTPRPLSVGELLRLAPATDPTKVLIAVDPTPSAPGEQLSIWGLVDTGGSWWSFARGEADMGYPPPTAVTIASFEPASLLISTEGVLLIGLRDGQLVEPLSDVLDKGPIGSFFSNGARSLRGEVRQELGAKKMSLVDKGDDGYLRGFYLDLVSRLIQRIAEMGHGGVVIVVRDEMSLDDTRLADRLFVKYQCSHDAAWSAAKECLVNRQRFHEHSMRVKRGAIKQGDFRRGGILNEMLEEANEAVEEAVDFITALSGVDGAIVMTDRLRVLGFGAEVVASSPSLRDVWFASSADGTKGRTVSIDAFGTRHRSAFRFASSFDDAAVFVVSQDGGAKAVKRVGSSVVVWSDIQMRRFGLF, from the coding sequence ATGAAACACGTGCAACCCACTGACCTCATTGCTCCCCTTAAAAAAGCTTGGCGCTCTTATCGCACCTTGATGCAACCCAAGCCGCGCATTCCCAGTGATAAAGTTCTTCGTGAGTGTCTTTCGGTTGCGTTCCAGGCCAGCTTTAAAACGGAGGAGCATCGTCGGACTGTGTTCCGCTTGGCGTTGCTTCCCAGTACGTATCAGTCGCCGAATCAGTTTCTCTCGAAAAATATATCTCAGACGACGGTTGTCCCATTTAAAACACCGCGTCCCTTGTCAGTAGGCGAGTTGCTTCGACTTGCTCCTGCTACCGATCCAACAAAAGTCCTGATCGCTGTTGATCCGACTCCCAGCGCTCCGGGCGAACAATTATCAATTTGGGGTCTTGTCGATACAGGGGGGTCTTGGTGGAGTTTTGCTCGTGGTGAGGCAGACATGGGTTACCCGCCACCTACTGCGGTTACCATCGCTTCGTTTGAGCCAGCGTCTCTACTTATTTCTACTGAAGGTGTGCTCCTCATCGGCTTGCGGGATGGTCAACTCGTTGAGCCGTTGTCGGATGTATTGGATAAAGGTCCAATTGGCAGCTTTTTTTCGAATGGGGCGCGCTCTTTACGTGGTGAAGTTCGTCAGGAATTAGGCGCTAAGAAGATGAGTTTGGTTGATAAAGGGGATGACGGCTATTTACGTGGGTTTTATCTCGATTTGGTTTCGCGCCTGATTCAGAGAATTGCTGAGATGGGGCACGGGGGGGTGGTTATTGTTGTCCGTGATGAGATGTCCTTGGATGATACCCGACTCGCCGATCGTCTTTTTGTTAAATATCAGTGCAGTCATGATGCTGCTTGGAGTGCCGCAAAGGAGTGTCTTGTGAATCGTCAGCGTTTTCATGAGCACTCCATGAGGGTTAAAAGAGGAGCAATAAAACAAGGCGATTTTAGGCGAGGTGGGATCTTGAACGAGATGCTTGAGGAGGCGAACGAAGCTGTTGAGGAAGCTGTTGATTTTATCACTGCTCTTAGTGGGGTTGATGGGGCGATTGTAATGACAGATAGGTTGAGGGTTCTTGGTTTCGGTGCGGAGGTTGTTGCTTCGTCTCCGAGCCTTCGTGATGTGTGGTTCGCATCTTCTGCAGACGGAACTAAAGGTCGCACAGTGTCGATTGATGCCTTTGGTACGCGCCATCGTTCGGCTTTTCGCTTTGCTTCGAGCTTCGACGACGCGGCTGTGTTTGTGGTTTCTCAAGATGGTGGAGCAAAGGCGGTCAAGCGTGTTGGGTCCTCAGTGGTGGTCTGGTCGGACATTCAAATGAGGAGATTCGGCCTCTTCTGA
- a CDS encoding M24 family metallopeptidase — MKRWPAPCLLLALNVACATARPVSVEPETPRLLSWSEQLAVREAWLVRRHESLLPMMRHHGVGMWIIVNEEFHDDPLTPYVAPPRPYAGLRDVFVFIDAGEQGLRKVALPSYREENLTRFFEVPEEKRESKQVLGELYARYQPRTIALGIEGKRGVTHSLTRDGYAYLVEAMGPEAEARFTSAAPLIEEYLDTRIPEELEHYRTLVALTERVVKRAFSAEVVKPGVTRVGDVRRWLYDELGRRGVGTWFQPDLRVQRQGGANGTSRGFLAVSPEDVVIQRGDLLHVDFGISYLGLHSDWQKMAYVAREGEKDVPEGLKRVLANTNALQDALVKASRPGRSSAEVYEAVMAEMKEKGIQAQVYSHPLGNQGHGLGASIDFRSTLRKEEPKRLREGSYLAMELSTRAPVAEWDGQEVFAMAEDPVYLTPEGWRFFVPRQEAYYLIQGDEGRAVPP; from the coding sequence ATGAAACGCTGGCCCGCCCCCTGCCTGCTGCTGGCCTTGAACGTGGCGTGTGCCACGGCCCGGCCGGTCTCCGTGGAGCCGGAGACGCCGCGGCTGCTGTCCTGGTCCGAGCAACTCGCCGTGCGCGAGGCCTGGCTCGTCCGGCGTCACGAGTCGTTGCTGCCGATGATGCGCCATCACGGCGTGGGCATGTGGATCATCGTGAACGAGGAGTTCCACGATGATCCGCTCACCCCGTACGTGGCACCGCCGCGGCCCTACGCGGGGCTGCGGGACGTGTTCGTCTTCATCGACGCGGGCGAGCAGGGGCTGAGGAAGGTGGCCCTGCCGAGCTACCGGGAGGAGAACCTCACGCGCTTCTTCGAGGTGCCGGAGGAGAAGCGCGAGTCCAAGCAGGTGTTGGGCGAGCTCTACGCGCGGTACCAGCCGCGCACCATCGCCCTGGGCATCGAGGGCAAGCGGGGGGTGACGCACAGCCTGACGAGGGATGGGTATGCGTACCTCGTCGAGGCGATGGGGCCGGAGGCGGAAGCGCGCTTCACCAGCGCGGCGCCGCTCATCGAGGAGTACCTGGACACGCGCATTCCCGAGGAGCTGGAGCACTACCGGACGCTGGTGGCGCTCACGGAGCGGGTGGTGAAGCGGGCGTTCTCGGCCGAGGTGGTGAAGCCGGGGGTGACGCGGGTGGGGGACGTGCGCCGCTGGTTGTACGACGAGCTGGGGCGGCGGGGCGTGGGGACGTGGTTCCAGCCGGATCTGCGCGTGCAGCGCCAGGGAGGGGCGAACGGGACATCGCGCGGCTTCCTGGCGGTGTCGCCGGAGGACGTGGTCATCCAGCGGGGGGATCTGCTGCACGTGGACTTCGGCATCAGCTACCTGGGGCTGCACAGCGACTGGCAGAAGATGGCCTACGTGGCGCGCGAGGGGGAGAAGGACGTGCCCGAGGGGTTGAAGCGGGTGCTGGCGAACACGAACGCGCTGCAGGACGCGCTGGTGAAGGCGTCGCGTCCGGGCCGCTCGTCGGCCGAGGTGTACGAGGCGGTGATGGCGGAGATGAAGGAGAAGGGGATTCAAGCGCAGGTGTACTCGCATCCGCTGGGCAACCAGGGGCACGGGTTGGGCGCGTCCATCGATTTCCGCTCCACCCTCCGCAAGGAGGAGCCCAAGCGGCTGCGCGAGGGCTCCTACCTCGCGATGGAACTCAGCACACGCGCTCCGGTGGCCGAGTGGGACGGGCAGGAGGTGTTCGCGATGGCGGAGGACCCGGTGTACCTCACCCCCGAGGGCTGGCGCTTCTTCGTGCCGCGGCAGGAGGCGTACTACCTCATCCAGGGAGACGAGGGCCGGGCCGTCCCTCCCTGA
- a CDS encoding serine/threonine protein kinase has protein sequence MSPPQHPHELRAGDFVRDFRIVRRLGVGGFSFVFLVERGGLQFSMKMAARPLSAEDPDQVDAWMRREVASMDHLVGHPLVLPVFEWSRWPDARTGYAYFLTTYVPGDTFHVWRWRRRASLHESVGVLSTLARTLEVLHWRGVCHRDLKADNVLVREADGEPLLIDFGSSHLPGARTLTEGVAPGTLYCQPPEVVSFLFSDAQVPGARMRALPSADLYAFGVLLYETLTQCRPFSNRLPLSRLLIAIASMPVPDPRRFDPSIPEPLAALAMSLLEKDPAKRPPNAEAVRLVLDRLRAEGANTGVWRAPSKLPSECAWGRELPEEMELLNEAEEVLHAALEARRPREGRRRTGARPGRLAALALVLGVLGIGWMCLRVAHPPGWEEGARTEPTAPVPPVPSEKGSQPVPSSLRPESTPDITPVPLRSRRCALLTGLLGVSAAQLAGCATVPRQPDPAGYLSRCPPEARATPVKLGIKPDEHPSFLTPTSGTPASDERIEDGGPLNLKPGPVSADMLVEIKGKELYVTIFGVAEMSPNRVHMRFDRLRMPEGAEFPICGVAVDGIHQYGIATWQKYAIPGAGVDPSRVDTTGGGVTLNDPRFETVLQGPEGYEVPPIRLAPPDWR, from the coding sequence ATGAGCCCACCCCAGCATCCCCATGAGTTGCGCGCGGGAGACTTCGTGCGCGACTTCCGCATCGTGCGTCGGTTGGGGGTGGGAGGCTTTTCCTTCGTCTTCCTGGTGGAGCGCGGAGGACTCCAGTTCTCCATGAAGATGGCCGCCCGGCCCCTGTCCGCCGAGGACCCGGATCAGGTGGATGCCTGGATGCGCCGCGAGGTGGCCTCGATGGACCATCTGGTGGGTCATCCCCTGGTGTTGCCGGTCTTCGAGTGGAGCCGGTGGCCGGATGCGCGGACGGGCTACGCGTACTTCCTCACGACCTACGTTCCGGGAGACACCTTTCATGTCTGGCGTTGGCGTCGGCGCGCCTCGCTCCATGAGTCCGTGGGGGTGTTGAGCACGCTCGCGCGGACGCTGGAGGTGCTGCACTGGCGAGGCGTCTGCCACCGGGACCTCAAGGCGGACAACGTCCTGGTGCGCGAGGCGGATGGCGAGCCCCTGCTCATCGACTTCGGTTCGTCGCACCTGCCCGGGGCGCGGACCCTGACGGAGGGGGTAGCGCCCGGGACGCTCTACTGCCAGCCACCCGAGGTCGTCTCCTTCCTGTTCTCCGACGCGCAAGTGCCCGGCGCCCGCATGCGGGCCCTGCCCTCGGCGGACCTGTATGCCTTTGGCGTGCTGCTCTACGAGACCCTCACGCAGTGCCGGCCCTTCAGCAACCGCCTGCCGTTGTCACGATTGCTCATCGCCATCGCCTCCATGCCCGTGCCGGATCCCCGGCGGTTCGACCCCTCGATTCCCGAGCCCCTGGCGGCGCTGGCGATGTCCCTGCTGGAGAAGGATCCCGCGAAGCGTCCTCCGAACGCCGAGGCGGTCCGGTTGGTGTTGGACCGGCTCCGGGCGGAGGGCGCGAACACCGGGGTCTGGAGGGCTCCGTCGAAGCTGCCCTCCGAGTGCGCGTGGGGACGGGAACTTCCCGAGGAGATGGAACTGCTGAACGAGGCCGAGGAGGTACTGCACGCCGCTCTGGAGGCGCGGCGGCCTCGTGAGGGACGGAGGCGGACCGGTGCGAGGCCGGGGCGCCTCGCCGCCCTGGCGTTGGTGCTTGGAGTGCTCGGGATAGGGTGGATGTGCCTCCGCGTGGCGCATCCTCCTGGCTGGGAGGAGGGCGCTCGCACGGAGCCCACCGCACCGGTTCCTCCGGTGCCGTCCGAGAAAGGATCGCAGCCCGTGCCCTCCTCCCTTCGTCCCGAATCCACCCCCGACATCACTCCGGTGCCGCTGCGCTCGCGCCGGTGCGCGCTGCTCACGGGCTTGCTGGGGGTGTCCGCCGCGCAGCTCGCCGGATGCGCCACCGTGCCCCGGCAGCCCGACCCCGCGGGCTATCTCTCCCGGTGTCCTCCCGAGGCCCGCGCCACGCCGGTGAAGCTGGGCATCAAACCCGACGAGCATCCCTCCTTCCTGACGCCGACGTCGGGGACTCCGGCCTCGGACGAGCGCATCGAGGATGGGGGGCCGCTCAACCTCAAGCCGGGTCCCGTCTCCGCCGACATGCTCGTGGAGATCAAGGGGAAGGAATTGTACGTGACGATCTTCGGTGTGGCGGAGATGAGCCCCAACCGCGTCCACATGCGGTTCGACCGTCTCCGCATGCCCGAGGGCGCCGAGTTTCCCATCTGCGGGGTGGCCGTGGACGGCATTCACCAGTACGGCATCGCGACCTGGCAGAAGTACGCCATTCCGGGAGCGGGTGTGGATCCCTCCCGGGTGGACACGACGGGGGGCGGCGTGACGCTCAACGACCCGCGCTTCGAGACGGTGTTGCAGGGGCCCGAGGGCTATGAGGTGCCCCCCATCCGTCTGGCCCCACCGGACTGGCGTTGA